In one Aeromicrobium erythreum genomic region, the following are encoded:
- a CDS encoding 5'-3' exonuclease yields the protein MTTGRLLLLDSASLYFRAFYGVPDSFKAPDGTVVNALRGLLDFVSTLVDQHRPDAVVACWDDDWRPQWRVDLLPSYKTHRVAQAGEDGLGEASSDGAGGTGAAEESPELLTPQVPLIAEALGILAIPVVGREGAEADDVIGSLAQAWDGPVDIVTGDRDLFQLVDDDAGVRVLYTARGVSSADVVDAAWIRAKYGVEPQQYADFATMRGDTSDGIPGVPGIGEKTAALLLDAYGDLDGILTAAHDPDSAVKPRVRASLVENEELVGVMRQVVRVRDDVCGTDVVRALAPLAPEQRDALEAFGTTWGLGGVVERLTAALSR from the coding sequence GTGACCACCGGACGCCTGCTCCTGCTCGACTCCGCGAGCCTGTACTTCCGCGCCTTCTACGGCGTGCCCGACTCGTTCAAGGCGCCGGACGGGACGGTCGTCAACGCGCTGCGTGGTCTGCTCGACTTCGTCTCGACGCTGGTCGACCAGCATCGTCCCGACGCGGTCGTGGCGTGCTGGGACGACGACTGGCGCCCGCAGTGGCGGGTCGACCTGCTGCCGTCGTACAAGACGCACCGCGTCGCGCAGGCCGGCGAGGACGGCCTGGGCGAGGCGAGCAGCGACGGCGCGGGCGGCACCGGCGCGGCCGAGGAGTCGCCCGAGCTGCTCACGCCGCAGGTGCCGCTCATCGCCGAGGCGCTCGGCATCCTCGCGATCCCGGTCGTCGGCCGCGAAGGTGCGGAGGCCGACGACGTCATCGGCAGCCTCGCGCAGGCCTGGGACGGGCCCGTCGACATCGTCACCGGCGACCGCGACCTCTTCCAGCTCGTCGACGACGACGCCGGCGTCAGGGTCCTCTACACGGCCCGTGGGGTGTCCTCGGCCGACGTGGTCGACGCGGCCTGGATCCGCGCCAAGTACGGCGTGGAGCCGCAGCAGTACGCCGACTTCGCGACCATGCGGGGCGACACGTCCGACGGCATCCCGGGCGTCCCGGGGATCGGCGAGAAGACCGCGGCCCTCCTGCTCGATGCCTACGGCGACCTCGACGGCATCCTCACGGCGGCGCACGACCCCGACTCGGCCGTGAAGCCGCGGGTGCGCGCCTCGCTCGTCGAGAACGAGGAGCTCGTCGGGGTGATGCGCCAGGTCGTGCGCGTGCGCGACGACGTGTGCGGCACCGACGTCGTCCGCGCCCTCGCCCCGCTCGCGCCGGAGCAGCGTGACGCGCTGGAGGCGTTCGGCACCACGTGGGGGCTCGGCGGTGTCGTCGAGCGCCTGACGGCCGCGCTCAGCCGCTGA
- a CDS encoding DEAD/DEAH box helicase yields the protein MTSPAEKFAQASATRRHPHLAEFRGLHGFTLDPFQVEACQEVEAGRGVLVAAPTGSGKTIVGEFAVHLALATGRKCFYTTPIKALSNQKFHDLVERYGADRVGLLTGDSTVNGEAPVVVMTTEVLRNMLYAGSRTLDGLGYVVMDEVHYLADRFRGAVWEEVIIGLPESVSVVSLSATVSNAEEFGDWLSEVRGSTTTIVEERRPVPLHQHVLVGRKMFPLFEDDAAESAPGSGNEAVRVNRQLESMARQDWQLDRARKGGGRGRPPKGHRRPQSRHRTPSRVEVVEKLEAEGLLPAIVFVFSRAGCAAAVQQLLDARVMLTTPDERREIEDRVDEACAHLPDEDLHVLGFHELREGLGRGVAAHHAGMLPAFKEVVEQLFSDGLVKVVFATETLALGINMPARSVVIERLTKWNGEAHVNVTPGEYTQLTGRAGRRGIDVEGHGVVLWQPQLDPKQVAGLASTRTYPLNSSFRPSYNMAVNLVDQMGRRPARELLEQSFAQFQADRAVVGMVRQIRKADDALEGYREAAQCHLGDFLEYARLRRELGEIESSGARQRKADRRQDAVASMARLRTGDVINVPGGKFAGLAVVLDPGVVGAAEAPRPLVLTASRHSRRLGPVDFPVPVEPITRMRIPKSFNARNAQARRDLASSLRSRAEGLRWQTDTPYRPDRPTERVTDERTDPRVAELRAALKAHPCHACPDREAHARWAERYTKLERDTEQQRRRIEQRTNTVARQFDRVCDVLDELGYLDGDTVTPDGRRLQRLYSELDLLVSECLRRGVWDGLDPAQLAAVLSGLTFESRKDDPPAPRFPDRTTLDVSEEMALLCTDLQALERQHRVKFLSTPDFGFAETAAAWVGGASLDDVLRTTGMAAGDFVRAMKQLIDLVAQVADAAGPGPLRTTARQSLDGLRRGVVSYSSLSG from the coding sequence ATGACGAGCCCGGCCGAGAAGTTCGCCCAGGCCTCGGCCACGAGACGTCACCCCCACCTCGCGGAGTTCCGCGGGCTGCACGGGTTCACGCTCGACCCCTTCCAGGTAGAGGCGTGCCAGGAGGTCGAGGCGGGCCGCGGCGTGCTCGTGGCGGCGCCCACCGGGTCGGGCAAGACGATCGTGGGCGAGTTCGCCGTGCACCTCGCGCTCGCCACCGGGCGCAAGTGCTTCTACACGACGCCCATCAAGGCACTCTCCAACCAGAAGTTCCACGACCTCGTCGAGCGCTACGGTGCCGACCGGGTGGGACTCCTGACCGGCGACAGCACCGTCAACGGCGAGGCGCCCGTCGTCGTCATGACGACCGAGGTGCTGCGCAACATGCTCTACGCGGGCTCGCGCACCCTCGACGGCCTCGGCTACGTGGTCATGGACGAGGTGCACTACCTCGCCGACCGCTTCCGCGGTGCCGTGTGGGAGGAGGTCATCATCGGCCTGCCCGAGTCGGTCAGCGTCGTCTCGCTGTCGGCGACGGTCTCCAACGCCGAGGAGTTCGGTGACTGGCTGAGCGAGGTGCGCGGGTCGACCACGACGATCGTCGAGGAGCGCAGGCCCGTGCCGCTGCACCAGCACGTGCTCGTGGGCCGCAAGATGTTCCCGCTGTTCGAGGACGATGCGGCGGAGTCGGCGCCCGGGTCCGGGAACGAGGCGGTGCGCGTCAACCGTCAGCTCGAGAGCATGGCCCGCCAGGACTGGCAGCTCGACCGTGCCCGCAAGGGAGGCGGTCGCGGGCGGCCGCCGAAGGGCCACCGGCGCCCGCAGAGCCGGCACCGCACGCCGAGCCGCGTCGAGGTGGTCGAGAAGCTCGAGGCCGAGGGTCTGCTGCCCGCGATCGTGTTCGTGTTCAGCCGAGCGGGCTGCGCCGCGGCCGTCCAGCAGCTGCTCGACGCCCGCGTCATGCTGACCACCCCCGACGAGCGTCGCGAGATCGAGGACCGCGTCGACGAGGCGTGCGCGCACCTGCCCGACGAGGACCTGCACGTGCTGGGCTTCCACGAGCTGCGCGAGGGGCTCGGTCGCGGTGTCGCCGCCCACCACGCCGGCATGCTGCCCGCGTTCAAGGAGGTCGTCGAGCAGCTGTTCAGCGACGGCCTCGTCAAGGTCGTGTTCGCCACCGAGACGCTGGCGCTCGGCATCAACATGCCCGCCCGGTCGGTCGTCATCGAGCGGCTCACCAAGTGGAACGGCGAGGCGCACGTCAACGTGACGCCGGGGGAGTACACCCAGCTCACCGGCCGCGCGGGGCGTCGCGGCATCGACGTGGAGGGTCACGGCGTGGTGCTGTGGCAGCCGCAGCTCGACCCCAAGCAGGTCGCCGGCCTCGCCTCCACGCGGACCTACCCGCTCAACTCCTCCTTCCGCCCGTCGTACAACATGGCGGTCAACCTCGTCGACCAGATGGGGCGCCGGCCCGCGCGCGAGCTGCTGGAGCAGTCGTTCGCGCAGTTCCAGGCTGACCGTGCCGTCGTCGGGATGGTGCGTCAGATCCGCAAGGCCGACGACGCGCTCGAGGGGTACCGCGAAGCCGCGCAGTGCCACCTCGGCGACTTCCTGGAGTACGCACGGCTGCGGCGCGAGCTGGGCGAGATCGAGTCGTCGGGGGCACGTCAGCGCAAGGCCGACCGACGTCAGGACGCGGTCGCGTCGATGGCGAGGCTGCGCACGGGCGACGTCATCAACGTGCCCGGTGGCAAGTTCGCGGGACTCGCCGTCGTCCTCGACCCGGGTGTCGTCGGTGCGGCCGAGGCGCCACGGCCGCTCGTGCTCACCGCGAGCCGCCACTCGCGTCGTCTGGGCCCGGTCGACTTCCCGGTGCCCGTCGAGCCGATCACGCGGATGCGGATCCCCAAGTCGTTCAACGCCCGCAACGCGCAGGCCCGCCGCGACCTCGCGTCCTCGCTGCGCAGCCGGGCCGAGGGGCTGCGCTGGCAGACCGACACGCCCTACCGTCCCGACCGGCCCACCGAGCGGGTCACCGACGAGCGCACCGACCCGCGTGTGGCCGAGCTGCGTGCCGCGCTCAAGGCGCACCCCTGCCACGCCTGTCCCGACCGCGAGGCGCACGCCCGGTGGGCCGAGCGGTACACGAAGCTCGAGCGCGACACCGAGCAGCAGCGCCGACGCATCGAGCAGCGCACGAACACCGTCGCCCGTCAGTTCGACCGCGTCTGCGACGTGCTCGACGAGCTCGGCTACCTCGACGGGGACACCGTCACACCGGACGGTCGGCGCCTGCAGCGGCTCTACAGCGAGCTCGACCTGCTGGTCAGCGAGTGTCTGCGGCGGGGGGTGTGGGACGGGCTCGACCCCGCCCAGCTCGCGGCCGTCCTGTCGGGGCTCACCTTCGAGAGCCGCAAGGACGACCCGCCGGCGCCGCGCTTCCCCGACCGCACGACGCTCGACGTCTCCGAGGAGATGGCGTTGCTCTGCACCGACCTGCAGGCGCTCGAGCGCCAGCACCGGGTGAAGTTCCTGAGCACGCCCGACTTCGGGTTCGCGGAGACGGCGGCGGCCTGGGTCGGGGGCGCGTCGCTCGACGACGTCCTGCGGACCACGGGCATGGCGGCCGGCGACTTCGTGCGCGCCATGAAGCAGCTCATCGACCTCGTCGCCCAGGTGGCCGACGCGGCCGGGCCCGGCCCGCTGCGGACCACCGCCCGCCAGAGCCTCGACGGTCTGCGGCGCGGCGTGGTGTCGTACTCCTCGCTCAGCGGCTGA
- a CDS encoding YegS/Rv2252/BmrU family lipid kinase, with product MLVTLVVNPVSGRRQGERIAAAAAARLTGAGHQVARIHSSDGAQAREAVARDVAAGTELVLVVGGDGLLHDVLPAVAERDVTVGLLPAGTGNDTARALGLPVGDPDAALDVVLRGRTRVVDLASTDRGHVVTVVASGFDSKVNERANAMRWPRGNQRYNLAILAELRTFQPLAFTLDLDGTRLDTEAMLVAVGNGPSFGGGLRIAEGALMDDGLLDVCVIRPVSKARLVRVFPQLYRGTHVDLPEFERHRVRRVHLACPDVVAYGDGERLGPLPLTVTVLERALRVLVP from the coding sequence ATGCTCGTGACGTTGGTGGTGAACCCGGTCTCCGGCCGCCGCCAGGGCGAGCGGATCGCCGCAGCCGCCGCGGCGCGACTCACCGGCGCGGGGCACCAGGTGGCCCGGATCCACAGCAGCGACGGGGCCCAGGCGCGGGAGGCGGTCGCGCGCGACGTCGCGGCGGGCACCGAGCTGGTGCTCGTCGTCGGCGGCGACGGGCTGCTGCACGACGTGCTGCCGGCCGTGGCGGAGCGCGACGTCACGGTCGGCCTGCTGCCCGCAGGGACGGGCAACGACACCGCCCGCGCGCTGGGCCTGCCCGTCGGCGACCCGGACGCGGCGCTCGACGTCGTGCTCCGCGGACGCACCCGTGTCGTCGACCTCGCGAGCACCGACCGGGGTCACGTCGTCACCGTGGTGGCGTCGGGGTTCGACTCGAAGGTCAACGAGCGCGCCAACGCCATGAGGTGGCCGCGCGGGAACCAGCGCTACAACCTCGCGATCCTCGCCGAGCTGCGGACGTTCCAGCCGCTGGCGTTCACCCTCGACCTCGACGGCACGCGCCTCGACACCGAGGCGATGCTGGTGGCCGTCGGGAACGGTCCGTCGTTCGGCGGCGGACTGCGCATCGCCGAGGGCGCGCTCATGGACGACGGCCTGCTCGACGTGTGCGTGATCCGACCGGTCAGCAAGGCGAGGCTCGTGCGGGTGTTCCCGCAGCTGTACCGCGGCACGCACGTCGACCTGCCGGAGTTCGAGCGGCACCGCGTGCGTCGCGTGCACCTCGCGTGTCCCGACGTCGTCGCGTACGGCGACGGCGAGCGTCTGGGCCCGCTGCCGCTCACCGTGACGGTGCTCGAGCGCGCGTTGCGCGTGCTCGTGCCCTGA
- the tatC gene encoding twin-arginine translocase subunit TatC, whose product MASLSGAPSGAAGGTMPLVEHLRELRSRLTRAVLAIAVFTILGLVFYAPILNFLTHPYNEMRPLLEREGIDTQLIITGVGGAFQYQLKISLVFGLLASSPFWLWQIWAFVLPALHRHEKRWALLLAGTGAPLFIGGAALAYVVLPKAMEILIGFVPDGFGSLVTGAEYFDFIVKMMLVFGVAAEIPLVVVLLNRLGLVSAKQLASARPWTIIGIFVFAAIATPTTDPLTMLFLAVPMTILYLISEVIAKLTDRKRGRERVDETADDDASPLDGPSELEGPSSVDD is encoded by the coding sequence TTGGCGTCGCTGAGCGGCGCGCCGTCCGGGGCCGCGGGCGGCACCATGCCCCTCGTGGAGCACCTGCGGGAGCTCCGCTCCCGACTCACGCGCGCGGTCCTCGCGATCGCCGTGTTCACGATCCTCGGGCTGGTCTTCTACGCCCCGATCCTGAACTTCCTCACGCACCCGTACAACGAGATGCGTCCGCTGCTCGAGCGCGAGGGCATCGACACGCAGCTGATCATCACCGGCGTCGGCGGCGCGTTCCAGTACCAGCTCAAGATCTCGCTGGTGTTCGGGCTGCTCGCGTCGAGCCCGTTCTGGCTGTGGCAGATCTGGGCGTTCGTGCTGCCCGCCCTGCACCGCCACGAGAAGCGCTGGGCGCTGCTGCTCGCCGGTACCGGCGCGCCGCTGTTCATCGGCGGCGCGGCGCTGGCCTACGTGGTGCTGCCGAAGGCGATGGAGATCCTCATCGGGTTCGTGCCCGACGGCTTCGGCTCGCTCGTCACCGGCGCCGAGTACTTCGACTTCATCGTCAAGATGATGCTGGTGTTCGGCGTCGCGGCCGAGATCCCGCTGGTCGTCGTGCTGCTCAACCGGCTCGGACTGGTCTCGGCGAAGCAGCTCGCGTCGGCCCGGCCGTGGACGATCATCGGCATCTTCGTGTTCGCCGCCATTGCCACGCCCACGACGGACCCGCTGACCATGCTGTTCCTCGCGGTGCCGATGACGATCCTCTACCTCATCTCCGAGGTGATCGCGAAGCTCACCGACCGCAAGCGTGGACGCGAGCGGGTCGACGAGACGGCGGACGACGACGCGTCGCCGCTGGACGGGCCGTCCGAGCTCGAGGGTCCGTCGTCGGTCGACGACTGA
- the tatA gene encoding twin-arginine translocase TatA/TatE family subunit has translation MFRQIGPTEILLILGVVLLLFGGRKLPELARGSGRALRIFKSEVKELKDDEKPSHDLDGEVVDDSGARTEATTRSEQLRRDGTSEQA, from the coding sequence ATGTTCAGGCAGATCGGCCCCACGGAGATCCTTCTCATCCTCGGCGTGGTCCTGCTGCTGTTCGGAGGCCGCAAGCTCCCTGAGCTCGCCCGTGGCTCCGGACGCGCGCTCCGCATCTTCAAGTCCGAGGTCAAGGAGCTCAAGGACGACGAGAAGCCGTCCCACGACCTCGACGGCGAGGTCGTCGACGACTCCGGCGCGCGGACCGAGGCAACCACCCGCTCCGAGCAGCTGCGCCGCGACGGCACGTCCGAGCAGGCGTAA
- a CDS encoding helix-turn-helix transcriptional regulator, with the protein MTRPANRSAQQVVRMLALVPYLQGNDGVPVREVAREFGVTPKQIRDDLRLLMFTGVGEYAGELIDVDLAALEVDDVIHIRDAEFLSRPLRLTADEGVALVAALRTLRASASGSQLPIVDAALAKLETAVAAEGAVEAVDVHVADVDPAVRDTVAAALADGHRLEIDYATDSRDDVTTRQVDPQRLFTRQGHTYLEAYCLRADDVRFFRLDRVVRADDTGRRAQRHDATSRDLGDDLFEVGEQTPSAVLDLDPAAHWLTEYYTVEELGDVAGRRRVRLYGGDEAWLRRLVLRNGGTVHVVEPDALRVQVLDTARSALAAYDG; encoded by the coding sequence GTGACGCGGCCCGCGAACCGCTCCGCGCAGCAGGTCGTGCGGATGCTGGCGCTCGTGCCGTACCTGCAGGGCAACGACGGCGTGCCCGTGCGCGAGGTGGCCCGCGAGTTCGGGGTGACGCCCAAGCAGATCCGCGACGACCTCCGCCTGCTCATGTTCACGGGCGTGGGGGAGTACGCCGGTGAGCTGATCGACGTCGACCTCGCCGCGCTGGAGGTCGACGACGTCATCCACATCCGCGACGCCGAGTTCCTCAGCCGGCCCCTGCGGCTCACGGCCGACGAGGGCGTGGCGCTCGTGGCTGCCCTGCGCACCCTGCGGGCGTCGGCGTCGGGTTCGCAGCTGCCCATCGTCGACGCGGCGCTCGCGAAGCTCGAGACGGCGGTGGCCGCCGAGGGTGCCGTCGAGGCGGTCGACGTGCACGTCGCCGACGTCGACCCTGCCGTGCGCGACACCGTGGCCGCGGCGCTCGCCGACGGGCACCGTCTCGAGATCGACTACGCGACCGACTCCCGCGACGACGTCACGACGCGCCAGGTCGACCCGCAGCGGCTCTTCACGCGCCAGGGCCACACCTACCTCGAGGCGTACTGCCTGCGCGCCGACGACGTGCGCTTCTTCCGCCTCGACCGTGTCGTCCGCGCCGACGACACCGGTCGTCGCGCCCAGCGGCACGACGCGACGTCGCGCGACCTGGGCGACGACCTCTTCGAGGTGGGTGAGCAGACCCCCTCGGCCGTCCTCGACCTCGACCCCGCCGCGCACTGGCTCACCGAGTACTACACCGTCGAGGAGCTGGGCGACGTCGCCGGCCGACGTCGCGTGCGCCTGTACGGTGGCGACGAGGCGTGGCTGCGTCGGCTCGTGCTGCGCAACGGCGGCACCGTGCACGTCGTCGAGCCGGACGCACTGCGCGTACAGGTGCTGGACACCGCCCGTTCAGCACTTGCGGCGTACGATGGATGA
- a CDS encoding helix-turn-helix transcriptional regulator, producing the protein MADRKTERLMNLIFTLLVTRQYLSKDQIRQAIADYRESNQVAFERKFERDKEELRELGIAVETGTNDKYFDDEPGYRIRRDTAELPDLDLTREEAAVLGLAAQVWEHAGLASSSTSALVKLKAAGVDVDTDVLRMAEPKLSAHEPAFEVALDAAARSVPVRFAYRRPGADEPSQRHVEPWRILSWRGRWYLVGHDVDRDAPRMFRLSRVVGDLELDGEPGAFRRPPEEVVSAAATALFPRPSDRVARLSVAERRANALRRTATHVEAGPDGRDVLVVPFSTGWDLAAEIASYGPDVVVLDPPDLRDQVVARLRAVLADTGLPSPGVGA; encoded by the coding sequence GTGGCCGACCGCAAGACCGAGAGGTTGATGAACCTCATCTTCACCCTCCTCGTCACCCGTCAGTACCTGTCGAAGGACCAGATCCGCCAGGCGATCGCCGACTACCGCGAGTCCAACCAGGTCGCGTTCGAGCGCAAGTTCGAGCGCGACAAGGAAGAGCTGCGCGAGCTGGGCATCGCCGTGGAGACCGGCACCAACGACAAGTACTTCGACGACGAGCCCGGCTACCGCATCCGCCGCGACACCGCAGAGCTGCCCGACCTCGACCTGACCCGCGAGGAGGCTGCGGTGCTGGGCCTCGCCGCGCAGGTGTGGGAGCACGCCGGGCTCGCCTCGAGCTCCACCTCGGCGCTCGTGAAGCTCAAGGCCGCCGGCGTCGACGTCGACACCGACGTGCTCCGCATGGCCGAGCCGAAGCTGTCGGCCCACGAGCCGGCCTTCGAGGTCGCGCTCGACGCGGCGGCCCGCAGCGTCCCCGTGCGCTTCGCCTACCGTCGCCCCGGCGCCGACGAGCCGTCGCAGCGGCACGTCGAGCCGTGGCGGATCCTCTCGTGGCGCGGTCGCTGGTACCTGGTCGGCCACGACGTCGACCGCGACGCACCGCGCATGTTCCGCCTCTCGCGCGTGGTGGGCGACCTCGAGCTGGACGGCGAGCCGGGAGCGTTCCGCCGCCCGCCGGAGGAGGTCGTCTCGGCGGCCGCCACCGCACTCTTCCCGCGCCCGTCCGACCGCGTCGCCCGGCTGAGCGTGGCCGAGCGCCGCGCGAACGCACTGCGACGCACCGCCACGCACGTCGAGGCCGGCCCCGACGGCCGCGACGTCCTCGTGGTCCCGTTCTCCACGGGGTGGGACCTCGCGGCCGAGATCGCGTCGTACGGGCCCGACGTCGTCGTGCTCGACCCGCCCGACCTGCGCGACCAGGTCGTCGCCCGGCTGCGCGCGGTGCTGGCGGACACCGGACTGCCGAGCCCGGGGGTGGGCGCGTGA
- a CDS encoding FKBP-type peptidyl-prolyl cis-trans isomerase: protein MRRHLALALTSVLALVLAGCGAGSDGLDDVKVSSAKSPSVTVPDDFTASATETRVVKEGSGAEVKDGDTVKLNYVAVNGRTGKQFDNSFKAERPLTTKLSTESVLAGFVKGLTGQKVGSRVLVAIPPKDGFKDGQAQTQAEQTLGVKKDDTMVFLFDIVGKVGTEAKGTAEKLPSSVPSIVLKDGQPSGFKDGKDVTKDPKRAAAYVAIKGDGEKVKKGAEITAQYVGQVYPDGKVFDSSWGRGAPASFSLDQVIACWKDELPGQTIGSRVVLVCPADSAYGDKPPAGSDIKAGDTLAFAIDILDAS, encoded by the coding sequence GTGCGTCGCCATCTCGCCCTCGCCCTGACCTCCGTCCTCGCGCTCGTGCTCGCCGGCTGCGGTGCCGGGTCCGACGGACTCGACGACGTGAAGGTCAGCTCGGCCAAGAGCCCCTCCGTCACGGTCCCCGACGACTTCACCGCGTCGGCCACCGAGACGCGTGTCGTCAAGGAGGGCAGCGGCGCCGAGGTGAAGGACGGCGACACCGTGAAGCTGAACTACGTCGCGGTCAACGGGCGCACCGGCAAGCAGTTCGACAACTCCTTCAAGGCCGAGCGCCCGCTCACCACGAAGCTGTCGACCGAGAGCGTGCTGGCGGGCTTCGTCAAGGGACTCACCGGCCAGAAGGTCGGCAGCCGCGTGCTCGTGGCGATCCCGCCGAAGGACGGCTTCAAGGACGGCCAGGCCCAGACGCAGGCCGAGCAGACCCTCGGCGTGAAGAAGGACGACACGATGGTCTTCCTGTTCGACATCGTCGGCAAGGTCGGCACCGAGGCCAAGGGCACGGCCGAGAAGCTGCCGAGCAGCGTGCCGTCGATCGTGCTGAAGGACGGCCAGCCGAGCGGCTTCAAGGACGGCAAAGACGTCACGAAGGACCCGAAGCGCGCCGCCGCGTACGTCGCGATCAAGGGCGACGGCGAGAAGGTCAAGAAGGGCGCGGAGATCACCGCGCAGTACGTCGGCCAGGTCTACCCCGACGGCAAGGTCTTCGACAGCAGCTGGGGCCGCGGTGCGCCGGCGTCGTTCTCGCTCGACCAGGTCATCGCCTGCTGGAAGGACGAGCTCCCGGGCCAGACCATCGGCAGCCGCGTCGTGCTGGTCTGCCCCGCCGACAGCGCCTACGGCGACAAGCCGCCGGCCGGCAGCGACATCAAGGCGGGCGACACCCTGGCCTTCGCGATCGACATCCTGGACGCGTCCTGA
- the pafA gene encoding Pup--protein ligase, with protein MDRRIFGIENEYGVTCSFKGQRRLSPDEVARYLFRRVVSWGRSSNVFLRNGARLYLDVGSHPEYATPECDDLVDLVTHDRAGERILEGLMIDAQQRLADDGVDGDIYLFKNNTDSAGNSYGCHENYLVGRGGEFNRIADVLIPFLVSRQIICGAGKVQQTPRGTIFSVSQRAEHIWEGVSSATTRSRPIINTRDEPHADAERFRRLHVIVGDSNMSETTTLLKVATTDLVLRMIEAGVVMRDMTLENPIRAIREISHDMTGRRTVQLANGRELSALEIQAEYFAKAAEFVDRHGLHTPTIDRTMDLWERTLKAVESEDLTLVEREIDWVIKFRMLDRYRTAHGLSWADPRIAQLDLAYHDIRRDRGIFYLLQNRGAVARVTNDRDVFAAKSVPPQTTRAKLRGDFIKRAQERRRDFTVDWVHLKLNDQAQRTVLCKDPFRAADDRVQRLIDGM; from the coding sequence ATGGACCGGCGGATCTTCGGGATCGAGAACGAGTACGGCGTCACCTGCTCGTTCAAGGGACAGCGCCGTCTGTCGCCCGACGAGGTCGCGCGCTACCTCTTCCGACGGGTCGTGTCGTGGGGACGCAGCAGCAACGTGTTCCTGCGCAACGGCGCGCGGCTGTACCTCGACGTCGGCAGCCACCCCGAGTACGCCACGCCCGAGTGCGACGACCTCGTCGACCTCGTCACCCACGACCGCGCGGGGGAGCGGATCCTCGAGGGCCTGATGATCGACGCCCAGCAGCGCCTCGCCGACGACGGCGTCGACGGCGACATCTACCTGTTTAAGAACAACACCGACTCCGCCGGCAACTCCTACGGGTGCCACGAGAACTACCTGGTCGGTCGAGGCGGGGAGTTCAACCGGATCGCCGACGTGCTGATCCCGTTCCTCGTCTCGCGGCAGATCATCTGCGGCGCGGGCAAGGTGCAGCAGACGCCGCGCGGCACGATCTTCTCGGTCAGCCAGCGTGCGGAGCACATCTGGGAGGGCGTCTCGAGCGCCACGACCCGCTCGCGGCCCATCATCAACACGCGCGACGAGCCGCACGCCGACGCCGAGCGGTTCCGGCGCCTGCACGTCATCGTCGGCGACTCGAACATGAGCGAGACCACGACGCTGCTCAAGGTCGCCACGACCGACCTCGTGCTGCGGATGATCGAGGCCGGCGTGGTCATGCGCGACATGACCCTCGAGAACCCGATCCGCGCGATCCGCGAGATCTCCCACGACATGACCGGGCGTCGCACGGTCCAGCTGGCCAACGGCCGCGAGCTGTCGGCGTTGGAGATCCAGGCCGAGTACTTCGCGAAGGCGGCGGAGTTCGTCGACCGGCACGGTCTGCACACCCCGACGATCGACCGGACGATGGACCTCTGGGAGCGGACGCTCAAGGCCGTGGAGTCCGAGGACCTCACGCTCGTGGAGCGCGAGATCGACTGGGTCATCAAGTTCCGCATGCTCGACCGCTACCGCACCGCGCACGGTCTCAGCTGGGCCGACCCGCGCATCGCGCAGCTCGACCTCGCGTACCACGACATCCGCCGCGACCGCGGCATCTTCTACCTGCTGCAGAACCGGGGCGCCGTCGCCCGGGTGACGAACGACCGCGACGTCTTCGCCGCCAAGTCGGTCCCGCCGCAGACCACGCGCGCGAAGCTGCGCGGCGACTTCATCAAGCGTGCGCAGGAGCGTCGCCGCGACTTCACGGTCGACTGGGTGCACCTCAAGCTCAACGACCAGGCGCAGCGCACCGTGCTCTGCAAGGACCCGTTCCGCGCCGCCGACGACCGGGTCCAGAGACTCATCGACGGCATGTGA